The following are encoded in a window of Paenibacillaceae bacterium GAS479 genomic DNA:
- a CDS encoding ABC-2 type transport system ATP-binding protein encodes MNALETRGLKKTFRVKQKAPGFAASLRSLWAPQWSDKEAVSGIDLTVAQGETVAFLGPNGAGKSTTIKMLTGILHPSEGEAKVLGYVPWKERKQLAYRIGTVFGQKSQLWYHLPPSDTFELMSRIYELDRTDYKKRRDDLIERFVLGPYLNTPVRRLSLGERMRCEIACSFLHRPSLLFLDEPTIGLDAMIKERIRELIAELNREEGTTVFLTSHDAGDIERLCRRAVVIHHGGIMVDGSVERLKRDILRYKTVSIRTVEGTELSGSEEGNVIRSTIVAAEGEERQLAVGRDSSMPFGTERLPSEPGILKLSVDLTATGVEAVLSELMSRLSIADVTVEDPPMEEVIKTLFERGREQRTAGEGNPP; translated from the coding sequence ATGAACGCGCTCGAGACGAGAGGATTGAAAAAAACGTTCCGCGTCAAACAAAAAGCACCCGGATTCGCGGCAAGCCTCCGCTCGTTATGGGCGCCGCAGTGGAGCGACAAGGAAGCGGTTAGCGGCATCGACCTAACGGTTGCGCAAGGGGAGACGGTCGCTTTTCTTGGCCCGAACGGCGCGGGCAAGTCAACGACCATCAAGATGCTGACGGGCATCTTGCATCCCAGCGAAGGGGAAGCGAAGGTGCTTGGATACGTCCCGTGGAAGGAACGGAAGCAGCTCGCTTACCGCATCGGAACCGTTTTTGGACAAAAGTCGCAGTTATGGTACCATCTTCCACCGAGTGATACGTTCGAACTGATGAGCCGCATTTACGAGCTGGATCGGACGGATTACAAGAAACGCCGCGACGATTTGATCGAGCGCTTCGTACTCGGCCCTTACTTGAACACGCCAGTGCGGCGATTATCGCTCGGTGAGCGGATGCGCTGCGAGATTGCCTGCTCGTTCCTGCATCGCCCGAGCTTGTTGTTCCTCGACGAGCCAACGATCGGGCTGGATGCGATGATCAAGGAAAGAATCCGCGAGCTGATCGCGGAGCTTAACCGGGAGGAGGGCACTACGGTATTCCTGACCTCCCATGATGCGGGTGACATTGAGCGGTTATGCCGCAGAGCTGTCGTTATTCACCATGGCGGCATTATGGTCGACGGGTCGGTGGAGCGGCTGAAACGGGATATTTTGCGCTATAAGACGGTCTCGATTCGCACAGTTGAGGGGACTGAGTTGTCGGGGAGCGAGGAAGGGAATGTAATTCGGTCCACAATTGTCGCAGCGGAAGGAGAGGAGAGGCAGCTTGCCGTTGGGAGAGATAGCAGCATGCCTTTCGGAACGGAACGACTGCCGTCGGAGCCGGGCATTCTCAAGCTGTCGGTCGACCTGACGGCGACAGGTGTGGAAGCCGTGTTGTCGGAGCTGATGAGCCGGCTGTCGATCGCAGATGTCACAGTTGAAGACCCTCCGATGGAGGAGGTCATTAAGACGCTGTTCGAGCGTGGCAGGGAGCAGAGAACAGCAGGGGAGGGAAATCCGCCATGA
- a CDS encoding ABC-2 type transport system permease protein encodes MSSEIKYGIAAGRGGPLQRLARKAAKYSAVGGITLKQQTAYWVDFLMRSVFLLLILYVFMQLWTAAYSGQGSGTDTVISGFRLKDIIWYLVLTEAFTMAFPQLCTRIEEEVKSGGIAIRLLTPISYSGYQYASYLGEAALRFLINLACGTAIGWMLVGPPEFGGGWAAMAALGLGSFTLAFLLNLSVALCAFWVEETRGLEFILQKLQFTVGGMLIPLDLMPHWLQQICAWLPFQAVLYFPAKAAVSGGSGLGGYLLLQLVWILLLAALAAWIYSRGVRRLNVNGG; translated from the coding sequence ATGAGCAGTGAGATAAAGTACGGAATAGCAGCAGGAAGGGGCGGCCCGCTCCAAAGACTCGCACGCAAAGCTGCCAAGTACTCTGCCGTTGGCGGGATTACGCTCAAGCAGCAGACGGCTTATTGGGTCGATTTCCTGATGAGATCAGTGTTTTTGCTGCTCATTCTATATGTGTTCATGCAGCTGTGGACGGCCGCTTATAGCGGTCAAGGCAGCGGGACAGACACGGTCATCAGCGGATTCCGCTTGAAGGACATCATTTGGTATCTTGTTTTGACCGAAGCATTCACAATGGCTTTTCCACAGTTATGTACTCGAATCGAGGAGGAGGTAAAAAGCGGCGGCATCGCTATCCGCCTGCTGACGCCGATTTCGTACAGCGGTTATCAGTACGCCTCCTATTTAGGAGAGGCGGCTCTGCGCTTCCTGATCAATCTCGCCTGCGGTACAGCGATCGGCTGGATGCTCGTCGGGCCGCCGGAATTCGGCGGAGGCTGGGCGGCGATGGCGGCACTTGGCCTTGGCAGCTTCACTTTAGCTTTTCTGCTCAATTTGTCCGTTGCGTTATGCGCATTCTGGGTGGAGGAAACGAGAGGGCTGGAATTCATTCTCCAGAAGCTGCAATTCACCGTTGGCGGCATGCTCATTCCTTTGGATCTGATGCCCCACTGGTTACAGCAGATATGTGCATGGCTGCCCTTTCAGGCGGTGTTGTATTTTCCGGCGAAGGCCGCGGTCAGCGGTGGGAGCGGTTTGGGCGGGTATCTGCTGCTGCAGCTGGTCTGGATTCTACTTTTGGCGGCTCTAGCCGCATGGATTTATTCGCGGGGCGTTAGGAGGCTGAATGTCAATGGAGGTTGA
- a CDS encoding ABC-2 type transport system permease protein, giving the protein MEVEKRHRRGGFWRGTLPFLFTCWKLNLAGAMEFRLSFLMTAGMMFLNNIIWLLFWGIFFSRFPSVGGWELADIMLLWAVSAGGFGWANMLFGNFSRIAYLTAHGELDVYMTQPKPVLLNILASRMSLTAIGDFLFGLAIYVYVGDHSLGGLLRFLLALLLSGLFFLFFTLAAGSLAFFIGNAEGIAFQLFNGFVTFTTYPTDIFKGLGRMMLFTILPAGFISYMPIGLLRGWDNGFMFTAAAALLALTALALLLFYLGLRRYSSGNRMAMRS; this is encoded by the coding sequence ATGGAGGTTGAGAAAAGGCATCGCCGAGGGGGGTTTTGGAGGGGGACGCTGCCCTTCCTTTTCACCTGTTGGAAGCTGAATTTGGCGGGAGCAATGGAGTTCAGACTCAGCTTCCTGATGACCGCAGGTATGATGTTCCTGAACAATATCATCTGGCTTCTGTTTTGGGGGATCTTTTTCAGCCGCTTTCCATCTGTTGGCGGGTGGGAGCTTGCCGATATTATGCTGCTGTGGGCGGTGAGTGCAGGCGGCTTTGGCTGGGCGAATATGCTGTTCGGCAATTTCAGCCGAATCGCCTATTTGACAGCTCATGGAGAGCTGGACGTTTATATGACTCAGCCTAAGCCGGTGCTGCTCAATATTTTGGCGAGCCGAATGTCGCTTACGGCGATTGGAGATTTCCTGTTCGGGCTGGCGATTTACGTCTACGTCGGTGATCACAGTTTGGGAGGTTTGCTGCGTTTTTTGCTCGCTTTACTATTGTCGGGCCTGTTCTTTCTATTTTTCACGTTGGCGGCCGGCTCACTGGCCTTTTTCATCGGCAATGCCGAAGGCATCGCTTTCCAGCTGTTCAACGGGTTTGTAACCTTCACCACTTACCCCACTGATATTTTCAAAGGACTAGGGAGAATGATGCTGTTCACAATTCTTCCTGCAGGTTTTATCAGTTATATGCCGATTGGCTTGCTGCGGGGCTGGGACAACGGTTTTATGTTTACCGCGGCGGCAGCGCTGCTGGCGCTAACCGCTTTGGCATTGCTGCTGTTTTATTTAGGACTGCGGCGTTATAGCTCCGGCAATCGGATGGCGATGCGGAGTTGA
- a CDS encoding AraC-type DNA-binding protein → MSIIELEKIAPTVNFAARQIEEAGENWGIRTIPDCHFMSVITGSAKLYLNNETYTIRPGESIFYGPECQTYLETTEKTDFYSIHFNWQNASPEPVHPGLGMQYSDTWPPLGAANNPVITSGTAGQLIMPTLFEVPGLEPIWTRIVKEYKSEQPGYTMALRALMMQAITVIYRHRLEGNPTATVNGKIEGAIQAMQLQPDYNWSVAELAALCGYHPIHFSKLFKEEVGLAPKHFMIRERIKRAKQALLLGEKMESLSLRLGFKSVHYFSHQFKEVTGLTPSQYRMNGQAKPTSDPKQED, encoded by the coding sequence ATGTCTATCATTGAGCTTGAGAAAATCGCACCGACGGTTAACTTCGCCGCCAGGCAAATCGAGGAAGCGGGCGAAAATTGGGGGATTCGAACGATTCCCGACTGCCATTTCATGAGTGTGATTACAGGCTCTGCCAAGTTATATCTAAATAATGAGACCTATACGATCCGCCCTGGGGAAAGTATCTTTTACGGGCCCGAATGTCAAACCTATTTGGAAACAACGGAGAAAACCGATTTCTACAGCATTCATTTCAACTGGCAAAATGCCTCTCCAGAACCCGTGCATCCTGGACTTGGCATGCAATATTCGGATACTTGGCCGCCCCTTGGTGCTGCAAACAACCCTGTAATCACGAGCGGAACGGCAGGTCAGCTTATTATGCCGACCTTGTTTGAAGTGCCTGGGCTCGAACCGATCTGGACTCGGATAGTCAAGGAATATAAGTCCGAACAGCCTGGTTATACGATGGCGCTTCGTGCCTTGATGATGCAGGCCATCACCGTTATTTATCGACATAGGCTAGAAGGAAACCCCACTGCGACCGTTAACGGCAAAATAGAAGGGGCCATTCAAGCGATGCAACTGCAGCCCGATTATAATTGGTCGGTCGCGGAGCTCGCCGCATTATGCGGGTATCATCCCATTCATTTTTCCAAGTTGTTCAAAGAAGAAGTCGGGCTTGCGCCCAAACATTTCATGATTAGAGAACGGATTAAGCGGGCTAAACAGGCTTTGCTGCTTGGAGAAAAAATGGAGTCGCTCTCGCTCAGACTCGGCTTCAAGAGCGTTCATTATTTCAGCCATCAGTTCAAAGAAGTAACCGGACTTACTCCATCTCAATATCGCATGAACGGACAGGCGAAGCCGACTTCTGATCCGAAACAGGAGGATTGA
- a CDS encoding Phytanoyl-CoA dioxygenase (PhyH) has product MLNAAQLAEFEKNGFLKGDVILSDADVQRLRDELDLIMEGKSVKKPVLNHNMRAEEADSLYEGMKMSVSEKVVQIVNIWMASDAYLQHAGHPVICEEIAQLCKTDTLRVWHDQIQYKPPVTGGPTPWHQDHPLWPVIQPADLVSAWVALDDAVIENGCMWMVPGSHRWGDHQKYMASTPDFMPYHRNPELLPEGAEVKAVPFEIKKGQVGYHHSLTWHGSPNNRSDLKRRAIAVHYMPGHTVYAPTSGHTMVPYITVNEGDILSGEHFPVVYSIAKAAM; this is encoded by the coding sequence ATGTTAAATGCAGCGCAACTGGCGGAGTTTGAGAAAAACGGGTTTTTGAAGGGCGACGTGATTTTGAGCGATGCGGATGTACAGCGGTTACGCGATGAATTGGATTTGATTATGGAGGGAAAGTCGGTCAAGAAGCCGGTCCTTAACCATAATATGCGTGCTGAAGAAGCGGACTCTTTATATGAAGGCATGAAAATGAGCGTAAGCGAAAAGGTAGTCCAAATCGTAAATATCTGGATGGCAAGTGATGCTTATTTACAACATGCCGGGCACCCGGTCATCTGCGAAGAGATTGCGCAATTATGCAAAACCGATACCCTCCGAGTGTGGCATGACCAGATCCAGTATAAACCGCCTGTCACAGGTGGACCGACGCCATGGCATCAAGATCATCCGTTGTGGCCCGTTATCCAGCCTGCAGATCTTGTCAGCGCCTGGGTTGCGCTTGATGATGCTGTTATCGAAAACGGCTGTATGTGGATGGTGCCTGGCAGCCATAGATGGGGAGACCATCAGAAATATATGGCGAGTACGCCTGATTTCATGCCATATCATCGCAATCCCGAATTGCTGCCGGAAGGTGCAGAGGTTAAAGCCGTTCCTTTTGAAATCAAAAAAGGGCAAGTCGGATATCATCATAGCCTCACCTGGCATGGCAGCCCGAACAATCGCTCCGATCTTAAACGCAGAGCCATCGCGGTTCACTACATGCCTGGTCACACCGTGTATGCGCCAACAAGCGGACATACAATGGTTCCTTATATAACGGTCAATGAGGGCGATATTCTTTCCGGTGAGCATTTCCCGGTTGTGTATAGCATCGCTAAAGCAGCTATGTAA
- a CDS encoding AraC-type DNA-binding protein, protein MTNTKISPMPIRLVELLVDHSKLNLQSLVILRVGHIPVRISRRRNALFNNVALAYIADGNGTYQVDGEPVQKVEKGSLFFVYPGGKFNYGPVEGGSWEEYYIDIIGSRVSEFEERGLVHKGKVLQVGADPVWVRKLRTLASLLESGIPANADRAALQVESLLFEFSLMTDESPTTSSKNLEVIEDLAHYVYNPIDADVIARRHNISVSTLRRIVKEHSGFPLNEYIHRLKINEAKKLIVNTPTSIKEIALSLQYTDVYYFSRLFQKYAGMSAKKFRESI, encoded by the coding sequence ATGACAAATACTAAAATCAGTCCGATGCCGATAAGATTGGTTGAATTGTTAGTTGATCACTCGAAATTGAACTTGCAAAGTCTCGTCATCTTGAGAGTTGGCCATATTCCGGTGAGAATTTCCCGCAGGAGGAACGCATTATTCAACAACGTTGCACTGGCCTATATTGCAGACGGGAACGGGACTTACCAAGTGGATGGCGAGCCAGTCCAGAAGGTGGAGAAGGGAAGCTTGTTTTTTGTATATCCCGGCGGCAAGTTCAACTATGGACCTGTAGAGGGCGGCTCATGGGAAGAATATTATATTGATATAATCGGGAGTCGTGTAAGCGAGTTTGAAGAAAGAGGTTTAGTCCACAAAGGCAAGGTGCTGCAGGTCGGCGCCGACCCTGTTTGGGTCAGAAAGCTGAGAACGTTGGCTTCACTTTTGGAAAGCGGAATTCCCGCCAATGCGGATCGAGCTGCACTTCAGGTGGAATCTCTTCTATTTGAATTCTCTTTAATGACAGATGAAAGTCCTACTACATCAAGCAAAAACCTTGAAGTAATCGAAGATCTGGCTCACTATGTTTATAATCCCATTGATGCCGATGTCATTGCTCGCAGACATAATATTTCAGTTTCAACCCTGCGCCGGATCGTTAAAGAGCATTCGGGTTTTCCATTAAACGAATATATCCACCGTTTGAAAATAAATGAGGCTAAAAAACTAATCGTTAATACGCCGACCAGCATAAAAGAAATTGCGCTATCGCTGCAATATACGGATGTTTATTACTTTTCACGCCTATTCCAAAAATACGCCGGAATGTCAGCGAAAAAATTCCGTGAAAGCATTTAA
- a CDS encoding diamine N-acetyltransferase, translated as MITLRKMTLENRRSIFNLEVTEEQRRFVASNLSSVASCYILETNGGYPYPFAIYADEQPVGFVMITYEITGYDLPSIAAGNYCILRLMIDKHYQNRGYGREAMIKILEFIRTFPAGPAQLCWIPYSADNVPAKKLYESFGFRDNGEIIHNEPITVLKL; from the coding sequence ATGATTACACTCAGAAAAATGACGCTGGAAAACCGGCGTTCCATTTTTAACCTTGAGGTAACGGAAGAACAACGCCGGTTTGTTGCCTCCAATCTGTCTAGCGTGGCTTCGTGTTATATATTGGAAACCAATGGGGGATATCCTTATCCGTTTGCCATTTACGCGGATGAACAGCCCGTTGGTTTTGTTATGATAACTTATGAAATCACCGGATATGACCTCCCATCAATCGCAGCTGGAAACTATTGTATCCTGAGGTTGATGATTGACAAGCACTATCAAAACCGGGGTTATGGCCGGGAAGCGATGATAAAGATTTTGGAGTTTATCCGTACTTTTCCGGCTGGCCCTGCACAACTCTGTTGGATTCCATACTCTGCAGATAACGTCCCGGCCAAAAAGCTATACGAAAGTTTCGGCTTCCGTGATAATGGTGAAATCATCCACAACGAGCCAATAACCGTATTGAAACTCTGA
- a CDS encoding transcriptional regulator, TetR family: MARSKEFEINDVLDKAIHLFWEQGYEKTSMQNLVEHMGIHKRSMYDTFGDKHSLYLKALERCVNTTEEKLLKKVEEAPTIKGAIRKLLESSLEYEDMERKGCLVVNCATELALRDDLASNQVKRNFESTQAILVDLIQNGQASGELSTHPDAKTLAMVIFNLWIGIRVQARVVTDYAELYAMIDGALELLE, encoded by the coding sequence ATGGCCAGAAGTAAAGAGTTTGAAATTAACGATGTTTTAGACAAAGCTATCCATCTTTTTTGGGAACAAGGGTATGAAAAAACTTCGATGCAAAACCTTGTTGAACATATGGGAATTCATAAACGCAGCATGTACGACACTTTTGGGGACAAACATTCCCTATACCTGAAAGCGTTGGAACGCTGTGTGAATACAACGGAAGAAAAGCTTTTAAAAAAAGTGGAAGAGGCTCCTACGATTAAAGGGGCGATACGTAAGTTATTGGAGTCAAGTTTAGAATACGAAGATATGGAGAGAAAAGGCTGCCTGGTCGTCAACTGCGCAACGGAACTTGCACTCCGGGATGATTTGGCTTCCAATCAAGTGAAGCGAAATTTTGAAAGTACGCAGGCGATTTTGGTTGATCTTATTCAAAACGGCCAGGCGAGCGGAGAACTAAGTACACATCCCGATGCCAAAACGTTAGCTATGGTTATTTTCAATTTATGGATTGGAATAAGAGTGCAGGCCAGAGTTGTTACAGATTACGCCGAGTTGTATGCCATGATTGACGGGGCTTTAGAGCTCCTTGAGTAA
- a CDS encoding NADPH:quinone reductase — protein MKAMLLREKNTWKEMRIEDAARPVPREGEVLIEGYTASLNPVDYKTGTSGVPGWTYPHVLGLDVAGIIAEVGPNVSQVKVGDRVVYHSDWREWGAFAQFTLAKAHMVVPIPDEVSFGEAVALPTAGFTAYQALHQKIPMHAIESILVHAGAGGVGGFAIQLAKRLGKTVYTTASRHNHDLVRSLGADYAFDYKEENWVERIMEITDGHGVDVVLDAVSSENATLSLDVIAYNGHIAHIAGAPDMSKVKPFTRVISSHEIALNAIHHQNDRKSEEVIVEIGEDMLDMVSRGEIDPMITETIAFSDIPTKLVELSQRHVSGKIVVDLKEM, from the coding sequence ATGAAAGCAATGTTGTTGAGAGAAAAAAATACATGGAAAGAAATGCGGATAGAGGATGCAGCTCGGCCAGTGCCTCGTGAAGGCGAAGTGCTTATCGAAGGGTATACCGCTTCCCTGAACCCTGTTGATTACAAAACGGGCACGAGCGGAGTTCCAGGTTGGACATATCCGCATGTCCTCGGTCTCGATGTAGCAGGAATTATTGCGGAGGTTGGACCAAACGTCTCGCAGGTCAAGGTTGGCGATCGTGTTGTTTATCATAGCGATTGGCGCGAATGGGGAGCTTTTGCACAATTCACACTTGCCAAGGCCCATATGGTAGTTCCAATACCGGATGAGGTTTCTTTTGGGGAGGCCGTAGCTCTCCCAACTGCAGGTTTTACAGCTTATCAGGCCCTTCATCAAAAAATCCCTATGCACGCCATTGAATCCATATTGGTTCATGCTGGAGCAGGCGGTGTCGGCGGCTTCGCCATTCAATTAGCGAAACGTCTCGGAAAGACGGTTTACACAACCGCGTCTCGGCATAATCATGATCTTGTTCGCTCGTTGGGCGCCGATTACGCTTTTGATTATAAGGAGGAAAACTGGGTCGAGCGGATTATGGAAATTACGGACGGTCATGGGGTTGATGTTGTTCTGGATGCCGTCAGTTCTGAAAATGCAACGTTGTCGCTCGATGTCATCGCCTACAATGGCCATATTGCGCATATCGCAGGGGCGCCTGATATGTCAAAAGTAAAACCGTTCACACGGGTTATCTCTTCCCATGAGATTGCGCTTAATGCGATTCATCATCAAAATGATCGGAAATCGGAAGAAGTCATCGTAGAAATCGGAGAAGATATGTTGGATATGGTTTCGCGAGGAGAGATTGACCCTATGATCACAGAAACCATTGCTTTTTCGGATATTCCGACAAAATTGGTAGAGTTGTCACAGCGCCACGTCAGTGGGAAAATTGTTGTTGATCTAAAAGAAATGTAA
- a CDS encoding ribosomal-protein-alanine N-acetyltransferase encodes MRMSEPRVFVRFPEEGDAAQLAAMYRDNREFFEQFSPRSAEEFYTEERQLERIIQSKIDMSEDRRYSFVICQKENERIIGSIDLSFVARGALQSCMIGYNLDQAHNGKGYMTEAVQQVVRYAFDELKFHRITGEASPYNAGSIRVLEKAGFHREGISRSNVKINGKWEDHQVLAIINPSQEI; translated from the coding sequence ATGCGAATGTCGGAGCCAAGAGTTTTCGTTCGCTTCCCCGAAGAGGGTGACGCCGCGCAATTGGCAGCGATGTACAGGGACAATCGGGAGTTTTTTGAGCAGTTTTCGCCACGCAGTGCTGAGGAATTCTATACGGAGGAGCGTCAGCTCGAGAGGATTATACAGAGCAAGATCGACATGTCGGAGGATCGCAGATATTCCTTCGTCATCTGTCAGAAGGAGAACGAGCGGATCATAGGGAGCATCGATCTGTCTTTTGTGGCGAGAGGAGCACTGCAGAGTTGTATGATTGGGTACAACCTGGACCAGGCTCATAACGGCAAAGGTTATATGACGGAAGCGGTGCAGCAGGTCGTTCGCTACGCCTTCGACGAGCTCAAGTTTCACCGAATTACGGGGGAAGCCTCTCCTTACAATGCCGGATCAATCCGTGTGCTTGAAAAGGCAGGCTTCCACAGGGAGGGCATTTCTCGCAGCAACGTGAAGATCAATGGAAAGTGGGAAGATCATCAGGTTCTGGCGATTATCAATCCATCCCAGGAGATTTAG
- a CDS encoding His Kinase A (phospho-acceptor) domain-containing protein, with amino-acid sequence MKIRQRMAFHFTYQLIFFSLLIVVVTLAALLIFLQNMTNNELRRGFPIGALQTIALEAKYKDGAIRIPSKWDELIEEKGMWLQIVNAKGEVIFGVNTATQPALPTVYSSAQLLDIQQTRTSGKYTVHTGLNFTYNEPLLYILGYSSADLDQLVAWFDAYEQQGMVQSKALLLLDQQLRENDSYLQVINPSGHIVQDIGDEKFMQKAYRPLDILAIQQSPGNYDTNIVAHRDKTSGMTWVLYTSNATGKLLKHPALDTATRKLFWFSGLILLLAVPISIWHGYRYSQPLILFTGWFERMGRGQYDQVLTTKDKRKIFRRDGKMRIRYRLYKEVVESFYQMTHKLAQMEKERDRLEKAQADWMSGISHDLRTPLSTIQGYGYMLESLPEQWSSEEMRIMGSTIREKGDYMLELISDFSMVHQLKQGDSIMELREMDLDELVRNSVLKYINDSTLSEDHFRYIGNERPLLIMADEIWLHRLMDNLLSNAVKHNPRGIVITVSIGRVNNQAFIRVIDNGKGMDEETLHHLFNRYYRGTNTDESTVGSGLGMSIAKTIVEAHDGKIQVQSKLRQGTKIEIWLPC; translated from the coding sequence ATGAAGATAAGGCAACGTATGGCCTTCCACTTCACGTATCAATTAATCTTTTTTTCCTTGTTAATTGTGGTTGTTACTTTGGCTGCTCTCTTGATTTTTTTACAGAACATGACAAATAATGAGCTGCGCCGGGGCTTTCCAATCGGCGCCCTGCAAACAATTGCTCTAGAGGCTAAATACAAGGATGGAGCGATTCGGATTCCCTCTAAATGGGACGAGCTCATCGAGGAAAAAGGAATGTGGCTGCAGATTGTTAATGCCAAAGGGGAAGTGATCTTCGGCGTCAATACAGCTACTCAGCCAGCGTTACCGACCGTCTACTCCAGCGCTCAACTGCTCGATATTCAACAGACACGGACATCCGGGAAATATACGGTTCACACTGGGCTGAATTTTACTTACAACGAGCCGCTGTTATACATACTGGGGTACTCTAGTGCTGACCTTGACCAACTCGTGGCTTGGTTTGATGCCTACGAACAGCAGGGTATGGTGCAGAGCAAAGCACTTCTCCTTCTGGATCAACAGCTGCGTGAAAATGATAGCTATCTGCAAGTAATCAACCCCTCTGGTCATATCGTACAAGACATCGGCGATGAAAAATTTATGCAAAAGGCATATCGTCCGCTAGATATTCTGGCCATCCAGCAATCACCCGGCAACTACGACACGAATATTGTCGCGCACCGGGACAAGACCAGCGGAATGACCTGGGTGCTCTATACGTCCAATGCAACGGGAAAACTTCTGAAGCATCCTGCGCTGGATACCGCAACTCGCAAACTCTTCTGGTTTTCAGGTCTGATCTTGCTTTTGGCCGTACCTATCTCCATCTGGCATGGCTACCGCTACAGTCAACCACTGATTCTGTTTACAGGCTGGTTCGAACGTATGGGCCGCGGACAGTACGATCAAGTGCTGACCACCAAGGACAAACGCAAAATATTCCGCCGTGACGGCAAGATGCGAATCCGCTACAGGCTCTATAAGGAGGTGGTTGAATCCTTCTATCAGATGACCCATAAATTGGCCCAAATGGAAAAGGAGCGAGATAGACTGGAAAAAGCGCAAGCGGACTGGATGTCAGGGATATCTCACGATCTGCGTACACCTCTGTCTACCATTCAAGGTTATGGTTATATGCTGGAGAGCTTGCCGGAGCAATGGAGCTCAGAGGAGATGCGAATTATGGGATCGACGATCCGGGAAAAGGGAGATTATATGCTTGAGCTTATCTCCGACTTCTCCATGGTTCATCAGCTTAAACAGGGTGATTCGATCATGGAGCTGCGGGAGATGGATTTAGATGAGCTAGTACGTAATTCCGTACTGAAGTACATCAACGACAGTACCTTGTCGGAGGATCATTTTCGCTACATTGGGAATGAGCGTCCTCTGCTGATAATGGCGGATGAAATTTGGCTGCATCGTCTAATGGACAATCTGCTGTCCAACGCTGTGAAGCATAATCCACGGGGTATAGTCATCACCGTCTCTATCGGCAGGGTGAACAACCAGGCATTCATTCGAGTCATCGATAATGGAAAAGGGATGGATGAGGAAACGCTGCATCATTTGTTTAATCGTTATTACCGGGGAACCAATACGGATGAGTCAACGGTCGGCTCAGGACTCGGAATGAGCATCGCCAAAACGATCGTGGAAGCACATGACGGTAAAATTCAAGTACAATCCAAGCTGCGTCAAGGCACAAAAATTGAAATCTGGCTGCCCTGTTGA
- a CDS encoding DNA-binding response regulator, OmpR family, contains REC and winged-helix (wHTH) domain, producing MMISLSDVKIAIVDDEPSIVTMLQMVLRREGFHQLYVASTCAEALDLAARAAPDIILLDIMLPDGSGLELCSKLREYGNPHILFLTAKASDLDVLRGFAMGGDDYITKPFNPLEVAARIQARIRRLEPEVPTTDPAIRPDLGVYRSHRFTINEAEGELIVDGNPVSCPAQVFQLLVHFCKHPGIVFSKTQLYDKVWGINGHGDDSTVIVHIRRIRERIEIDPGNPQLLLTIRGIGYKLVKESQE from the coding sequence ATGATGATAAGTCTATCCGATGTTAAAATCGCTATTGTTGACGACGAACCTTCGATTGTCACAATGCTGCAAATGGTGCTTCGCAGGGAAGGGTTTCATCAATTGTACGTGGCTTCAACCTGCGCGGAAGCGCTTGACTTAGCGGCGCGCGCTGCCCCCGATATCATTCTGCTCGACATTATGCTTCCCGACGGCAGCGGACTGGAGCTCTGCTCCAAACTCCGTGAATACGGAAATCCTCATATATTGTTTTTGACAGCCAAAGCTTCCGATCTCGATGTCCTGCGAGGCTTCGCCATGGGAGGGGACGATTATATCACGAAGCCCTTCAATCCCCTGGAGGTAGCAGCAAGAATTCAGGCGCGCATACGTCGTCTAGAGCCGGAAGTTCCTACAACCGATCCCGCGATACGACCCGATTTGGGAGTTTACCGATCCCACCGCTTCACCATCAATGAGGCAGAGGGCGAGCTGATCGTGGATGGAAATCCGGTTTCCTGTCCCGCCCAGGTCTTTCAGCTATTGGTGCATTTCTGCAAGCATCCCGGGATCGTATTTTCCAAAACACAGCTCTACGACAAGGTTTGGGGCATTAACGGCCATGGAGACGATTCGACGGTAATCGTACATATCCGGCGCATACGAGAGCGGATCGAGATTGATCCCGGCAATCCGCAGCTGTTGCTTACCATACGCGGGATCGGCTACAAGCTCGTGAAGGAGTCGCAGGAGTGA